Within Citromicrobium bathyomarinum, the genomic segment GTCTGTCAGCTGCGAGAATTTCTTGGTGAACGAGAATTTTCTATTCTCGTCCGTTCCGCGAACCGTCTGATCCCTGCGGCGAAACGCCTTGGCGGCGTAAAGGCGTTCAGCGTAGTCAAAAATATCCAATTCTGACAGACTGTCGGCGACCCCATTACGGAAATCCTCCAGCACAAAATCCAAATCTGTCTTTTTGTTACCTGATTTTGTCAGCCTTCCGTTTGGTTCATAACCTATATTTTCAGTTATCCCCATGAAAACATCATAGTCTAATTCCGGATATTTCGATACCAACTCTTGGTACCCGGAGATACTTTCTTCGCCCAAATTCTTTTCAATTATTTTTCTAGAACTTTCAGAGTGCTTCTGGACGTAGAGAATAACCGTATTCACGGTAGGGACGCCGGACTGAACAAATGCGTGCGTTGGCAGAGAAACGACGGCATTGACCTTTGCGTGGCGCGCTATGAAGCCGCGCAAATCGGAATATGTGTCAGCGCTTAACAAGCCCGTTGGGAGAACGATGGCCATACGCCCTTCTGGACGCAATAGCTCCATCGCCCTTTCAACAAAAAGGACCTCGGTTTTTTGAGACTTTCTCTGTCGTTTTTTCGATCCGAATATGTATTTTTTCAGGACCTTCTGCTCTTTCTCAGAGCCTGTCTTCAAAAGTAGTTGGGAGATATCAGCTGGTTGCGCTTGACGCGCTGGTGCATCGCTGATTCCGGGGTTTCGCCAGAAACGACCGAGGAATAAGCGATGTGGACCGATACCTCCCGGCAGCAGCATAGCCGCCCGGGTCTACGTTATCCAAGCGATTTGCGCGATGCCGAGTGGGCCTTGATCGAGCCTCTGTTGCCGCCCGCGAAACCTGGCGGCAGGCCGCGCTGCGCCGACCTGCGCGAGGTGATGAACGCGATCCTCTATCTGGCAACAAGCGGTTGCCAATGGCGGATGCTGCCCAAGGATTTCCCTCCGCTCTCGACGGTTCAACGCTATTTCTATGCCTGGCGCGACAGCGGCCTATGGCAGACGATCAATCACCTGCTGGTGATGGCTGCGCGCCAGATCGAAGGGCGCGAGGCCAGCCCCAGCGCCGGGGTGATCGATAGCCAGAGCGTCAAGACCACCGAGAGTGGCGGCCCACGGGGCTACGATGCGGGCAAGAAGATCATGGGACGCAAGCGTCACATCATCACCGATACGCTCGGACTGATGTTGTTCGTCACCATCCACGCTGCCAGCATTCAGGATCGCGACGGGGCGGTCGATCTCATCAAGGCAATCCGCTACCGCTTCCCGTGGCTGCGCCACCTCTTCGCCGATGGGGGCTACGCAGGCGACAAGCTCATCGGCGCGCTTCAAGGGCATGGGCAATGGACGCTCGAGATCGTGCGCCGCTGCGACACCGCCAGGGGCTTTGTTCTGCTCCCGCGCCGCTGGGTGGTCGAGCGCACCTTCGCCTGGCTCGGCAGATGTCGACGGCTCGCAAAGGACTGGGAAAGAACTATCGAAAGTTCCACCGCATGGACTACCATCGCCCACATCCGCCGCCTCACCCGCCTCATCGCAAGCCACTGCCAGATCGCATAAACTTCTGAGTCAGGCTCTCACGTGCCCCAAACGGAGGATTCGCGAGTATAAGTGAACAGCCAGAATTATTGTCGGATTTCTTGTAAGGAGAGATCGGGTATGGCTTTCCAGTCAAATCTTGGCTTGCGAGCGCGTTGCCTCGCATGACACAACGCCCATCTCCCCAGAGCAACATGTTCATCCTTGCGGTTCTGGCCGCTCTCGGCTCGGCGTCAATCCCGAAGATTTGCTTGCTCTTAACATCTTCGATCAAGGACTCTCGAGTTTCGCCAAGACGTTGCAGCGTTCCCGCAGGAATTAGCTCAACCTCTTCGCGCATCCGCTCGTACGCATTAATTAGAAAACCCCCTGAGCCACAGGCAAAGTCAAGGAGCGTATCCGACAGTGATACTTCTGCAAGATCACACATAAACTCAACTAGCGGTCGAGGCGTAAAGTATTGACCGAGACCCTTACCACGGAGCTGCGAAGGCAAGAATTCTTCGAATGCCCGCCCCTTAAGATCGACATCTTCACTGCGTACACTGAAGGGCTGAAGCTTCTCCAGCAAGTCAGCCACGGTTCCCGGTGATAGTTCAATATCAGATTTTTTCTCAGCCAAGAGAGGGAACGCTGTTGGAACAACCTCATCAAAGTGAACATTGATGATCCGACTGGCCTTCTTGGTTGATGTACCAATCGCCTTTTCAACCATACCTTTCGTCAGAGGCTCGTGCTCAGAATTAGAAGCACGAAGGGCCTCGTCCGCTGCGGATAGCAAAAGCATCTTGCCAAGCTCGTCAAATGCGGCAGCCGGGTCGAGCTTATCGCCATCTCGTATCGTATTGTGCAACCCTTTGAAGAAGCGCCGATAGTCTCTGATTTTTTCACGATCAGGAGCATTCAGGGTCTCGGGCCGCTCGGCTGATGAAGCAACTACTTCACTCGCGCCTATTATCCGCGCAAGGCGCTCAAATGACTCGGAATTCAGCTTATCTATGGTGCCTGATAATAAGTCTACACGCCTATTAGCATGATAGTATCCTCTAAGAAGATACTCCCTGCCATTGGTAATGAAGCTAAAAGGGCATTGAAGCGCAAACGCGTACGAGTCCGTCTGGCCTGTGGCACCAATAACAGGCTCGGTAGGCTTCTTTGCCTCAACAACGATCAGATTTTCGCCGCTATGGCAAATTACAAGGTCTGCCTCTTTGGTCTTTTTTTCCCGACCTAAATGCATCTGGACTGGGACAGCCCAATTCATTTGCTCGTCGTCGTAACCGAGAATTCTGGAAAAAAGCGGCGCGACAATCTTGGTTTCGACATCACGCTCTGACCTCAGATTAGGCATGCCTACTCCTCCCCCATCCGCAGCGCAGCAATAAACGCTTCCTGCGGAATGCTCACATTCCCATATTCCCGCATCCGCGCCTTGCCCTTCTTCTGCTTCTCCAGCAGCTTCTTCTTGCGGCTGATGTCGCCGCCGTAGCACTTGGCGGTGACGTCCTTGCGCAGGGCGGCGATGGTTTCGCGGGCGATCACCTTGCCGCCGATCGCCGCCTGGATCGGGATCTTGAACAGGTGGCGCGGGATCAGGTCTTTCAGGCGCTCGCACATGCCGCGGCCGCGTTCTTCCGCCACGCCGCGGTGGACGATCAGCGATAGCGCGTCGACCGGCTCGTTATTGACGAGGATGTTCATCTTCACGAGGTCGCCTTCGCGCAGGCCGATCTGCTCGTAATCGAAGGAGGCGTAGCCTCGCGAGATCGACTTCAAGCGATCGTAAAAATCAAAGACCACCTCGTTCAGCGGCAGCTCGTAGGTCACCTGCGCGCGGCCACCCACGTAGGTGAGGTCGGTCTGGATGCCGCGCCGGTCCTGACACAGCTTGAGGATGCTGCCCAGGTATTCGTCGGGGGTGTAGATCACCGCCTTGATCCACGGTTCCTCGATCACCTCGATCCGGTTGGGGTCGGGGTAGTCGGCGGGATTGTGCAGCTCGATCACCTTGGCATCCTCGGTCTTCGATTTGCCGAGGTGGATGCGGTAGACGACCGATGGCGCGGTGGTGATCAGGTCGAGGTCGTATTCGCGGCTCAGGCGCTCCTGAATGATCTCGAGGTGCAGCAGGCCGAGGAAGCCGCAGCGGAAGCCGAAGCCCAGCGCGGCGGAGCTTTCCGTCTCGAAGGTGAAGCTCGCATCGTTGAGGCGCAGGCGCGCGATGCTCTCGCGCAGCTTGTCGAAATCGGCGGCGTCGACGGGGAACAGGCCGCAGAACACCACCGGCTGCGGCTCGCGATAGCCGGGCAGCGCCTTGGTGGCGCCGTTCTTGACCGTGGTGATGGTGTCGCCGACGCGGGCCTGCTCCACCTCCTTGATCTGCGCGGTGATGAAGCCGATCTCGCCCGGGCCGATCTCCGCCAGGTCGACGCGCTTGGGGGTGAAGGCGCCCACCCGGTCGATCAGGTGCTGCGTGCCGCCCTGCATGAACTTGACGTTGAGGCCTTTCTTGAGGACGCCGTCGATCACGCGCACGAGGATGACGACGCCGAGATAGGGGTCGTACCAGGAATCGACCAGGCTGGCGGTCAGCGGCGCGTCGCGGTCGCCCGTGGGCGGCGGGATGCGCGCGACGATCGCTTCGAGCACGTCCTCCACGCCGATGCCGGATTTGGCGCTGGTGAGCACCGCGCCACCGTTCTGCCAGGTGCCGGTGGCCTGGATGCCGACGATCTCCTCGATCTCCTCCGCGACCCGCTCGGGCTCGGCGGCGGGCAGGTCTATCTTGTTGATAACGGGCAGGATTTCGTGGTCGTGCTCGATCGACTGGTAGACATTGGCGAGCGTCTGCGCCTCGACCCCCTGCGCCGCGTCGACCACCAGCAGCGCGCCCTCGCACGCGGCGAGGCTGCGGGAGACCTCGTAGGCGAAGTCGACGTGGCCGGGCGTGTCCATCAGGTTGAGCTGGTAGGTCTCGCCATCATTGGCGGTGTAGCTGAGGCGCACGGTCTGCGCCTTGATGGTGATGCCCCGCTCGCGCTCGATATCCATGTTGTCGAGCAGCTGCTCGCTCATCTCGCGCTCGGTCAGCCCGCCGGTGAGCTGGATCAGCCGGTCGGCGAGCGTGGACTTGCCATGGTCGATATGGGCGATGATGCTGAAATTGCGGATCTTGGAAAGGTCAGTCATTATCCCGCCGCAATAGACACGCGCGCTGCGCCTGTCAGCATGTTTGAGGGCATGCACGATCTGTCCCGTGCAGGACAGCGGCAATTGAGTGCGCCCTCAGGCCGAGCGCCGCTGTTCGCGCTGGATCGAGCGCTCGACCTCGGGGGCCGGAAGATCGAACTGGCCGCGCTGGTCGCGCCGCAGACGCTGGGCGAAGCGCACACCGATGCGGTTCTCCGCACACCAGCGCACCTCCGCATCGACCGCCAGCCGCTCGCTCAGCGCGACGCGGAAAACCGTGCCCTCGGGCACGTTCCACAGACCTTCGATCAGCGCGCCCTGTGACGAGATGTTGCGGATCGTGCCATTGTAGAAATCCTCGCCGTGCTGCAGCACCACCCGGCGCAGCATCGCCTGGCGCGGCTCGCGCGCGGCGCGCGGACCGCTGGGGCGGGCCTTCAGCCCTTCTTCCAGCCGCGCATCGGCCTCTGCAGTGGAGAGCGGCTTGGAATAGATATAGCCCTGGATGTGGCTGCATCCGTGCATCCTGATCAGCTCCAGCTCGTCGAGCGTCTCGACACCCTCGGCGGTGGTGTCCATTCCAAGCGCATTGGCAAGGCTGGAGATCGCCGCGATGATCGCGCCATTGCGGCTGCCCGGCATGGTCGCCCCGCGCACGAAGCCCTGATCGATCTTGATCTTGTCGAACGGCGCGTTCTTCAGATAGCCGAGCGAGGAATAGCCGGTTCCGAAATCGTCCAGCGCCAGCCGCACGCCGACCGCCTTGAGCGCGGCGAAGGTCGCATCGGTACCCTCGCTGTCGTCGAGGAACACACTCTCGGTAATCTCCAGCTCCAAACGCGAGGGGCAGATGCCCGCCTTGGCAATGGCGTCGGCAATCACCCCGGGCAGCGCCGGATCGGCAAACTGCAGCGGCGACACGTTGACCGCGCAGCGCACCGATTTCGGCCAGCGAGCCAGATCGCTGCAGGCCTGGCGGATGGCCCATTCGCCCATCGCCACGATCAGCCCCGCATCTTCGGCCACGGGGACGAATTTTTCCGGGCTGATCCAGCCCTGCTTGGGATGGTTCCAGCGCATCAGCGCCTCGAACCCGCTGATCTCTTCGGTCGCCGTGTTGACCACCGGCTGGTAATGCAATTGCAGGCCGCCGGTGTCGATCGCCAGCCGCAGCTCTTCTTCCAGCTGGTTACGCTCGCGCGCGGCGACGTGGAGATCGTCGGAGAACACGCGATAGCGCCCGCGGCCAGCGTCCTTTGCCGCATACAGCGCAAGATCCGCGCTGCGAACCAGCCGCTCGCTGGTGCCGCCATGCTCGGGCGCGATCGCAATGCCGACCGACGCGCCGATGACGGCACGGTTGCCATCGATCGAATAAGGCTGCGAGAGCGAGTGAATGATATCGTTGCCCAGCTGTTCGAGGCGTGCCTTTTCGCAACGCTTCGGGATCAGCACCTGGAACTCGTCGCCGCCGATCCGGCCGACCGTGCCGAGATCGCCGACCACCTTTTCCAGCCGCCGCGCGACCTGGTTGAGCAGGGCATCACCTGTCGGATGGCCGAAGGTGTCGTTGACATGCTTGAACCGGTCGAGGTCGAGCATCAGGATCGAGCACACCCGCTGGGCCGGATTGCGATGGGTCAGCAGCTTGGACAGCGCCTGGCTGAGCGCGTGGCGGTTGGCGAGCCCGGTCAGCGAATCGTACAGCGCCAGGCGAGAGGCATGTTCGGCGCTGCGTCGACGCTCGGTCAGATCGGTGCCCGAGCCGCGGAAACCACAGAAATTCTCAAACGAATCGAAGATCGGACGACCGTTGACCGACCACCACACCGTGCCGTCGCCAGCGCGCCCCTCGCCCCTGACCGGCAGTTCGTGGAACGGAGAGTGGGCGGTGAAGTGGAACTTGATCGTGCGTTCGGCGTCGCGGTCGCCGGGATCGACCTCGAACACGCTGGTGAACACCTTGCCCAGCAGGTCTTCGTGATCGAAGCCATAGCGCTCGGCAAAAACTTCGGAGATGTAAACGATCCGCCCGTGCTTGTCGGTTTCCCAGAACCAGCCCTGCCCGGTCGCCTCGTAATCGCGCAGGATGTCGATCGAGCGATTGCGGCTGCGCTCTTCCGCCTGCCGCTCTTCCTCGCTGCGCCGGTCGTAGCGTTCCTGGAACAGGGCGATGCCCACCGCGACAAGGATCGCAAGCGGAAGGGCAACCACGGCCATGTGATCGTTATAGGCGATGGAGTGAACCGCAATCGGCAGCCATATCCCGATCTTGACGAACAGCATCGGGAACGGCCGCCCCGCAAGGAATACCGCGGCCATACTTCCCGCAAGGATCAGCGTAGCGATCCCGAAGCCCAGTGGCAGGCCTCCATGGAACATCCATTCGGCATAGGCATAGCCGACCAGCAGGTGCGGGATCAGGCCGAAGGCGGTAGTCACCGACAGGCGCCGAACCCTGCCTGTGTCGCGAACGAGCCGGGAGAGGGAGAAAAGCAACGCCGAAAGAAGCACTGCGACCAGCGAGGTGATCGGCGGATAGGATTGGGCAATCAATCCGTTGCCCAGCGCGCCTGCCAGAGCCATTGCGCCCAGCACGGGCCATTGCGAGGGCAGCGCGGGTGCGTCGTCGCTCAGGCTCAGCCCTCGCGCGCGCGCGAAAGCATCGGCTTCGTTGCTTTTGGTGGGCAGGCCGCTGCGACGGCGCTCGCTAGCGGTCGCGTCGCCTTCAGGCGATCGCACCGCTGCCAATGCCCGTCTTTCCGTACGCGTACCCTGCTGCATCCTGAACCCTATGCCTGAAACCGGCTGGAGAAGGATTAACCATCGGGGTTAGCGGCAGGTTAAAGCCGGTTTTGGCGGCCCATGAAGGGCCAACAGACGCCGCGTGCTTGTGTTGCGGCGCAGCAAGCGCCATCACTGCGCCCCCGAGAGGGAAAAACCGCCTTTGCAGGCGGCGCGAAGCGTCGAAACACGGCGTCTTTTTCGATTTTTGTTTATAACTTTCAAGGCCTTGAAGAATGATGCGCTTTACGGACATGGACCTGCGCCTGCCCGGCTGGGGCCTGTTTGGCGGTACCGCGCGCAGTCAGCCGAGCAAGCACCTGCGGGGCAAGCCGGGCGGCCCGTTGAGCGCGGATGTATCCTTCGAGACGGTTGACGGGATTGAGCTGCGGGTGGCGCGCTGGCGGCTCGATGCGCCCTGCGCGCACCCCCCGCTGCTGTTCTTCAACGGGATCGGCGCGAACATCGAAGCGGTCGCTCCCTTGGCGGAAACGCTGACCGACCGGGGTTTTATCATGTTCGACATGCCGGGCACGGGGGAATCGCCCGATCCGGTGCTGCCGTATAATCCCTTTACCATGAGTTCGACGGCCGCAGGCGTGCTGAAGCGCTTCGGGCTTGAGACGGTCGATGTGATGGGGATGAGCTGGGGCGGCGCGATGGCGCAGCAGTTCGCCCTGCAATACACCAGCCGCGTACGGCGCGTGGTGCTGGCCGCGACCTCTCCAGGCATGCTGATGATCCCGGGCGACCCGGCGATGTTGGCGCAGATGGCCGATCCCTTCTCTGGCATCAACGCCATGCTGCGCAGCGAATACCTGATGGCGCTGGAGAATGCGGACGAGACAAGGCGCGCGCGCCATTCCATCGGCAATATCACCGCGCCCAGCAGCACCGGCTATTTCTATCAGCTGATGGCGCTGGCCGGGTGGACCTCGCTGCCTGCCCTCCCCTTCCTCGACAAGCCGGTGCTGGTGATGATGGGAGAGAACGATCCGATCGTGCCACTCGCCAATGGCAGGCTGCTCGCCGGTGCGATTCCCGATGCCCGGCTGGAAGTGTTCGAAGGCGCAGGCCACCTGTTCCTGATGACCCACCCCGAGCGGGCGATAGACCTGCTGCGCGAGTTTCTGGGTTAGCGCAAACGGCCACCACCCCGCCGCAGCAGGACCGGATCACTTCCCCGACAGCGCCTCTCCGGCGGCAATCATTGCGTCTGCCATCTGTTCGGATTCGGCCACGCAGCGGGTCTGGATGCTCTCGTAGTCCTCCGCCACCTCGGCTGCCAGTTCCTCGGTCATGACCGATCGCAGGCTGTCGACGCCCAGTTGCGAGGTCAGCTTGCCGGAGAAGTAACCGACCAGCGCATAGAGCCCGGTCGCAATCGAGTAGTCGCGGTCCTTTTCGTCCTCGTATTGGCCGAGCGCGATGGAGTACACCATCAGACACTGCGCATCGTCGCGCACGGATGCGGCGGCCGGTGCGGGCAATGCTGCGGAGGCCGCGGCCAAGGTCGCGATGGCGACGCCCGTTTTGCGAAAGGTCATGAAAATCCTGCTCCCCATATGAAATTCTATCTGGCCAGCGCGCGCCGCCGCTCGTCTTCCTCCAGCACGCGCAGCGCGGTCCGAAATTCGAGCGCTGCGGTACAATGCTCGGGCGGGACGGCCTTGGCGTACCACACGGCATAGCGGCGGTCCGGGATCAAGGATAGCGCGACGGCGAAGGGTGCCCGGGTCGCCTCGGCCACCTGCCTCCCGGCGTCCAGATCCACCCCCAGCGGCGGCAGCGCCCTCATCCGCGCGAACTCACCGCGCATGCTCGCCTCGATCCTGTCGGACTTGGCGTTGTCGAGATGGGAATAGCGCTCGATCCCCTTCAGGCTTTCGCGCAGATCCGACACGCCGATCATCAGTTCGATGCACCGCTCCGTGTCCTCGTACACCGTCTGGCTCATCCGCGAGGAGAGGCAGCGCACTGCATCGGGGTTCC encodes:
- a CDS encoding N-6 DNA methylase, translating into MLLPGGIGPHRLFLGRFWRNPGISDAPARQAQPADISQLLLKTGSEKEQKVLKKYIFGSKKRQRKSQKTEVLFVERAMELLRPEGRMAIVLPTGLLSADTYSDLRGFIARHAKVNAVVSLPTHAFVQSGVPTVNTVILYVQKHSESSRKIIEKNLGEESISGYQELVSKYPELDYDVFMGITENIGYEPNGRLTKSGNKKTDLDFVLEDFRNGVADSLSELDIFDYAERLYAAKAFRRRDQTVRGTDENRKFSFTKKFSQLTDRLDPTSYIMDFKLSELAPDMEKIGLKIQEVTERFRPKTDEELDKEYDLLSVSSDGKLTVRETVKGEDLEGKNKVVHEGDIAFNPMRANIGSIGVVTKNREGGLISPDYRIVRVDGIDPEYLVALLRTPFYKMYIDVLTTGSIRDRLYPSHLQSMLFPKAKAAQRKILKSLQKDVEKEWERTSDKLSQLEAKLNASVRSMITPTPHPSPSST
- a CDS encoding IS5 family transposase; the protein is MWTDTSRQQHSRPGLRYPSDLRDAEWALIEPLLPPAKPGGRPRCADLREVMNAILYLATSGCQWRMLPKDFPPLSTVQRYFYAWRDSGLWQTINHLLVMAARQIEGREASPSAGVIDSQSVKTTESGGPRGYDAGKKIMGRKRHIITDTLGLMLFVTIHAASIQDRDGAVDLIKAIRYRFPWLRHLFADGGYAGDKLIGALQGHGQWTLEIVRRCDTARGFVLLPRRWVVERTFAWLGRCRRLAKDWERTIESSTAWTTIAHIRRLTRLIASHCQIA
- a CDS encoding N-6 DNA methylase — its product is MPNLRSERDVETKIVAPLFSRILGYDDEQMNWAVPVQMHLGREKKTKEADLVICHSGENLIVVEAKKPTEPVIGATGQTDSYAFALQCPFSFITNGREYLLRGYYHANRRVDLLSGTIDKLNSESFERLARIIGASEVVASSAERPETLNAPDREKIRDYRRFFKGLHNTIRDGDKLDPAAAFDELGKMLLLSAADEALRASNSEHEPLTKGMVEKAIGTSTKKASRIINVHFDEVVPTAFPLLAEKKSDIELSPGTVADLLEKLQPFSVRSEDVDLKGRAFEEFLPSQLRGKGLGQYFTPRPLVEFMCDLAEVSLSDTLLDFACGSGGFLINAYERMREEVELIPAGTLQRLGETRESLIEDVKSKQIFGIDAEPRAARTARMNMLLWGDGRCVMRGNALASQDLTGKPYPISPYKKSDNNSGCSLILANPPFGARESLTQKFMRSGSGLR
- the lepA gene encoding translation elongation factor 4, producing the protein MTDLSKIRNFSIIAHIDHGKSTLADRLIQLTGGLTEREMSEQLLDNMDIERERGITIKAQTVRLSYTANDGETYQLNLMDTPGHVDFAYEVSRSLAACEGALLVVDAAQGVEAQTLANVYQSIEHDHEILPVINKIDLPAAEPERVAEEIEEIVGIQATGTWQNGGAVLTSAKSGIGVEDVLEAIVARIPPPTGDRDAPLTASLVDSWYDPYLGVVILVRVIDGVLKKGLNVKFMQGGTQHLIDRVGAFTPKRVDLAEIGPGEIGFITAQIKEVEQARVGDTITTVKNGATKALPGYREPQPVVFCGLFPVDAADFDKLRESIARLRLNDASFTFETESSAALGFGFRCGFLGLLHLEIIQERLSREYDLDLITTAPSVVYRIHLGKSKTEDAKVIELHNPADYPDPNRIEVIEEPWIKAVIYTPDEYLGSILKLCQDRRGIQTDLTYVGGRAQVTYELPLNEVVFDFYDRLKSISRGYASFDYEQIGLREGDLVKMNILVNNEPVDALSLIVHRGVAEERGRGMCERLKDLIPRHLFKIPIQAAIGGKVIARETIAALRKDVTAKCYGGDISRKKKLLEKQKKGKARMREYGNVSIPQEAFIAALRMGEE
- a CDS encoding EAL domain-containing protein — protein: MRSPEGDATASERRRSGLPTKSNEADAFARARGLSLSDDAPALPSQWPVLGAMALAGALGNGLIAQSYPPITSLVAVLLSALLFSLSRLVRDTGRVRRLSVTTAFGLIPHLLVGYAYAEWMFHGGLPLGFGIATLILAGSMAAVFLAGRPFPMLFVKIGIWLPIAVHSIAYNDHMAVVALPLAILVAVGIALFQERYDRRSEEERQAEERSRNRSIDILRDYEATGQGWFWETDKHGRIVYISEVFAERYGFDHEDLLGKVFTSVFEVDPGDRDAERTIKFHFTAHSPFHELPVRGEGRAGDGTVWWSVNGRPIFDSFENFCGFRGSGTDLTERRRSAEHASRLALYDSLTGLANRHALSQALSKLLTHRNPAQRVCSILMLDLDRFKHVNDTFGHPTGDALLNQVARRLEKVVGDLGTVGRIGGDEFQVLIPKRCEKARLEQLGNDIIHSLSQPYSIDGNRAVIGASVGIAIAPEHGGTSERLVRSADLALYAAKDAGRGRYRVFSDDLHVAARERNQLEEELRLAIDTGGLQLHYQPVVNTATEEISGFEALMRWNHPKQGWISPEKFVPVAEDAGLIVAMGEWAIRQACSDLARWPKSVRCAVNVSPLQFADPALPGVIADAIAKAGICPSRLELEITESVFLDDSEGTDATFAALKAVGVRLALDDFGTGYSSLGYLKNAPFDKIKIDQGFVRGATMPGSRNGAIIAAISSLANALGMDTTAEGVETLDELELIRMHGCSHIQGYIYSKPLSTAEADARLEEGLKARPSGPRAAREPRQAMLRRVVLQHGEDFYNGTIRNISSQGALIEGLWNVPEGTVFRVALSERLAVDAEVRWCAENRIGVRFAQRLRRDQRGQFDLPAPEVERSIQREQRRSA
- a CDS encoding alpha/beta hydrolase; this translates as MMRFTDMDLRLPGWGLFGGTARSQPSKHLRGKPGGPLSADVSFETVDGIELRVARWRLDAPCAHPPLLFFNGIGANIEAVAPLAETLTDRGFIMFDMPGTGESPDPVLPYNPFTMSSTAAGVLKRFGLETVDVMGMSWGGAMAQQFALQYTSRVRRVVLAATSPGMLMIPGDPAMLAQMADPFSGINAMLRSEYLMALENADETRRARHSIGNITAPSSTGYFYQLMALAGWTSLPALPFLDKPVLVMMGENDPIVPLANGRLLAGAIPDARLEVFEGAGHLFLMTHPERAIDLLREFLG